The following nucleotide sequence is from uncultured Draconibacterium sp..
GGTGACCTCTAAGGTATGAAAATTTAGAGGTCACCGGATCGGACCCATTTACAATGGTTTTTTATGGTGTTTTTTGACCTTATAAAAAAAAGAAAGCCTGCAAATCATTTGATTTACAGGCTTTTGATGTTTTTTAGATTTTGAATCTGTCGGGATGACAGGATTTGAACCTGCGACCCCTGGTCCCCCAGACCAGTACGCTAACCGGACTGCGCCACATCCCGAATCAGGATTGCAAAAGTAACTTTAGAAATTATTATTACAAAACTTTTTTCTTTCTTTAATCTACATTTTAGAAGCAGTATAGATTTCAGTTATCATTGCTTCATTATTATCGATTGAATTTATAATCAACAATAAAAGATGTTTTGTACTTTTGAGCAACTAAAAATTTAAATGATGTTTAAACCACTTGATATTAACGATAACGAAGAAAATAAAACGGTTGAACCAACCGATGTAGAGAAAGTAAAATGTTTAATTGTAGGTTCCGGCCCGGCAGGTTATACTGCTGCCATTTACGCAGCGCGTGCCAATTTAAGTCCGGTGATGTACGAAGGATTACAACCGGGAGGTCAGTTAACAACTACAACCGAAGTTGAGAACTACCCGGGATATCCTGAAGGTGTTACTGGTCCGGTAATGATGGAAGACCTAAAAAAACAAGCACAACGTTTTGGTACCGACGTGCGCTGGGGAATGGCAACAAAAGTTGATTTCTCAGGCGAAATTCATAAAGTGTGGATTGATGACTCAAAATTGATTGAGGCCGAAACTGTGATTATTGCAACCGGAGCAACAGCAAAATATTTGGGGCTGGAAGATGAGAAAAAGTATGCTGGTGGAGGAGTTTCTGCCTGTGCAACCTGCGATGGATTTTTCTACAAAGGAAAAGATGTTGCTGTAGTTGGTGGTGGCGATACTGCGGCAGAAGAAGCTATGTATCTGGCCGGTTTGTGTAACAAAGTGTACATGATTGTTCGTCGCGATGTGCTACGTGCTTCGCGGGTTATGGCCGAGCGTGTGAAGAAAACACCAAATGTTGAAATACTTTGGAAACATCAGACAAAAGGTTTGATTGGAGATAATGGCGTAGTTGAAGGTGCAACACTGGTTAAAAACCTTGGAGAGGAAGGTGTAGAGGAAGTTAACATAAAGATTGACGGTTTCTTCCTGGCAATTGGACATAAACCAAATTCAGACATTTTTGCCGAATATGTGGATACCGACGATGTTGGCTATATTTTAACCACGCCGGGAACATCAAAAACAAAAACTCCGGGAGTTTTTGCTTGCGGCGATGTTCAGGATTCGCAATACCGTCAGGCAGTAACCGCTGCAGGTACAGGATGTATGGCAGCTATTGATGCTGAACGTTACCTTTCGGAAAAACATTCATAAACGAAATTTACGGGATAAAAAAAAGCAGGATGATTCATCCTGCTTTTTTTATGATTTATTTTAAGCGTTATTGCAGACTGTAAAATACCGAAAAGAAATGCATGATGCTACCCGCCAAAACAAAGAGGTGCCAAATTCCGTGACCATATTTTAACCCTCGCCATGCGTAAAATATTACTCCAATAGAATAGCATGCACCACCAATAAATAAAAAGGCAATGCTCGATGCCGGTAGGTTTCGTACAATTGGACCAATTGCCAGTAAAAACATCCAGCCCATGGCTAAGTATATTCCAACCATTAGCTTTCTAAATCGTGTTAAATAGATCGAACGAATAACCATTCCGGTTATGGCCAATCCCCATATAATTCCAAAAAGAGTCCAGCCCAGTGCTCCGCGAATGGTTGTTAAAACAAACGGTGTATAGGTTCCTGCTATAAGCAGAAAGATGGCTGCGTGATCAAAACGGACAAAGAGGTTTTTTAGCTTTTCACGTGTAAAACTGTGATATAGCGTTGACGAGAGGTAAAGTAAAACCAAACTGCTCCCAAAAATACTGAAACTCACCACATGCCACGCATTTCCTTTTATGGCTGCTACAACAACCAAAAGAACCAGTGCAGCAATACTTAAAAGCGTACCTATTCCGTGAGTAATACTGTTGAATATTTCTTCACCAATTGATAACGTTCTGTATCCGGCTTCAACTTTCTTTTTCATAAAAATTGCCTTTCGAATAAAACTAAATTCTGTTCGAAATTACAGAAAAAATAAATCGAATCGAATAGCTTAGCTGCATTCCAAATAGGCAATTGTAATAACGTTTTGTTAATGAGTTTGTTATTGATGTGGCTTTAACAATATTTAGAATATTTTATGAAGGCTACATTGGCCCAATCAGTTCGATAAACGTTCCGTCGGGATCTTGTACCAGTACGAAAAAGCTGTTCTCACCGTTTTGCGACGGTTTTCCGCTTAATACTTTTACATTGTGTTTTTCTATGCGGTCTAAAACCGGTTGCAGGTGTTTTACCATTAATGTGATGTACTGCATCCCGGTATCGTCGCTCATAAACTTTTGTTTTGGGTGCCTGGCTTTTGTGCCCAAACTCATCAGTTTCCATTCGCTGGCTTCTTCAGTATCTTCCAATTTCATTATGGTTACATCCAGCTGATAACTGTCGGTAAGTCCCAGTTCAGTGCATTTTTCCTGCGACACTGAGAACCCGCCGGTTTTTACCATTCCAATAACATTGGTATAAAAATCGATCGACTTTTCAAGGTCTTCAACCACAACGCCAACACCTATTGCCGATTTACTGAAATTGCTCTGTGCCATTGAAAAACACGCCAATAAAATTAGGGAAAGAGAAAACAGACTTTTTTTCATTGTATTAGATTTAATTGATTTTAGTACCCGTAAATTTAATAGAATTAAAGGAAAGGCAATAATTGATTTGGCGAGAAATAAAGTTCGTCTATCTTTATAAAAAGATCGCGTATGAAACTACCTGTTGTAAACAATACAAATCTGGAGACCTTAATGGATAAAGCTGAAATTGTTCAGCAAACAGCCGAGCAGATTATGAAAGATTTTGGAATGTTTGGTGTTGAAATCACCTTCTCCGGAGATA
It contains:
- the trxB gene encoding thioredoxin-disulfide reductase: MMFKPLDINDNEENKTVEPTDVEKVKCLIVGSGPAGYTAAIYAARANLSPVMYEGLQPGGQLTTTTEVENYPGYPEGVTGPVMMEDLKKQAQRFGTDVRWGMATKVDFSGEIHKVWIDDSKLIEAETVIIATGATAKYLGLEDEKKYAGGGVSACATCDGFFYKGKDVAVVGGGDTAAEEAMYLAGLCNKVYMIVRRDVLRASRVMAERVKKTPNVEILWKHQTKGLIGDNGVVEGATLVKNLGEEGVEEVNIKIDGFFLAIGHKPNSDIFAEYVDTDDVGYILTTPGTSKTKTPGVFACGDVQDSQYRQAVTAAGTGCMAAIDAERYLSEKHS
- a CDS encoding hemolysin III family protein translates to MKKKVEAGYRTLSIGEEIFNSITHGIGTLLSIAALVLLVVVAAIKGNAWHVVSFSIFGSSLVLLYLSSTLYHSFTREKLKNLFVRFDHAAIFLLIAGTYTPFVLTTIRGALGWTLFGIIWGLAITGMVIRSIYLTRFRKLMVGIYLAMGWMFLLAIGPIVRNLPASSIAFLFIGGACYSIGVIFYAWRGLKYGHGIWHLFVLAGSIMHFFSVFYSLQ
- a CDS encoding VOC family protein, with product MKKSLFSLSLILLACFSMAQSNFSKSAIGVGVVVEDLEKSIDFYTNVIGMVKTGGFSVSQEKCTELGLTDSYQLDVTIMKLEDTEEASEWKLMSLGTKARHPKQKFMSDDTGMQYITLMVKHLQPVLDRIEKHNVKVLSGKPSQNGENSFFVLVQDPDGTFIELIGPM